Proteins from a genomic interval of Debaryomyces hansenii CBS767 chromosome E complete sequence:
- a CDS encoding DEHA2E04840p (weakly similar to uniprot|P36164 Saccharomyces cerevisiae YKR088C TVP38 Integral membrane protein localized to vesicles along with the v-SNARE Tlg2p) gives MPRLPSSSDPFQGHNELPQSNNFMSRTNSIIQDKLFLVRNVGQQTLDWYQSQPLWKRTLLQVLFVFNAIVVVLIMIFHKSIIQAIVVISDKWHGLKFGQGLLFTLVFMVGFPPLLGFSALSMLAGMVYGFVHGWILLACASISGSFCSFLVFRYLLHSRAERLMNSNKKFRAFSEILREDSSLFILVLLRLCPLPYSLSNGALAAIPELPATTYFLASLITSPKLMIHIFVGHKLKELGDDTKGKSTHLIDILSIIITGAAASLTTYIIYNKMQRKLEFYHQRGIIPRDDAIIFGNFEDIESANNVELNSADYDEDNFIIEDEDDENATDPDYVASKKNIQVHAEDQNKNGEFEIDENDGVDDLGLGEISKNSKQNTNGYRDY, from the coding sequence ATGCCTCGGTtgccttcttcttctgatcCGTTCCAAGGCCATAATGAGCTTCCTCAGAGCAACAATTTTATGTCTAGAACCAACAGCATTATCCAGGATAAGCTCTTTCTCGTGAGGAATGTAGGACAACAGACGTTAGATTGGTACCAAAGCCAGCCGTTGTGGAAGCGTACATTGCTTCAGGTGctttttgttttcaatGCTATTGTCGTGGTTTTGATTATGATATTCCATAAATCGATAATACAAGCAATCGTGGTCATATCTGATAAGTGGCACGGATTGAAATTTGGCCAAGGTTTACTATTTACATTGGTATTTATGGTTGGGTTCCCGCCATTGCTTGGCTTTTCAGCCTTATCGATGTTGGCGGGTATGGTTTATGGGTTTGTACATGGATGGATCTTATTGGCGTGTGCATCGATTTCGGGCTCCTTTTGTTCGTTCCTTGTCTTCAGATATTTGCTTCATAGCAGGGCAGAAAGACTCATGaattcaaacaaaaaaTTCAGGGCTTTCTCAGAGATTTTGCGAGAGGATTCAAGTCTTTTCATCTTGGTATTGTTGAGACTTTGTCCATTACCTTATTCATTGTCGAATGGTGCATTGGCTGCTATTCCGGAATTACCAGCAACAACATACTTTTTAGCGTCATTGATAACTTCTCCCAAATTGATGATCCATATATTTGTCGGACATAAATTAAAAGAGTTGGGGGATGACACTAAGGGTAAGTCTACCcatttaattgatatacTTAGTATCATAATAACGGGTGCTGCGGCATCATTAACAACATACATAATTTACAACAAAATGCAAAGAAAACTAGAATTTTACCATCAAAGAGGTATAATTCCTCGTGATGATGCAATTATATTTGGTAATTTCGAAGATATTGAGTCTGCAAATAATGTGGAATTAAATTCTGCTGATTACGATGAggataatttcattattgaagacgaagatgacGAAAATGCTACAGATCCAGATTATGTAGCAAGtaagaagaatattcaGGTTCATGCTGAAGATCAGAACAAGAATGGTGAATTTGAGatagatgaaaatgatggTGTAGATGACTTGGGATTAGGAGAAATATCCAAGAATTCCAAACAAAATACAAACGGTTATAGAGATTATTAG
- a CDS encoding DEHA2E04862p (weakly similar to uniprot|P36166 Saccharomyces cerevisiae YKR090W PXL1 LIM domain-containing protein that localizes to sites of polarized growth required for selection and/or maintenance of polarized growth sites may modulate signaling by the GTPases Cdc42p and Rho1p) has protein sequence MEPKLQTLPQYYKRETSPMIQHSAFPPFKIEHRYRGVYERAGFDVNLKGDSPTSDVRSTRSPTMQRFQHSSNGMNSPNSSANSIGGSMKIDSAMPSSAKTSKSFGELQKNTPYPVYENRAHSESQPNTSQLPAISSAPSNLSYDQSQSANSVKPELPVVQIQQCGTPDNTELPPPSNSGFTFIPSTTQNKNLKNLSLNLNEPQSNASDNSEMSENDDDSIPNESYDTSSETSVNNPYIQKNDTGSKRSSQSSIRTAELSSSQIQPVHGLPSPPPTSRSCELQPDNSLIKKQRLSSALNEFRKDIEDHKNYVPKTPSVPNTPTFDEAPQLPTSFPPNVRVNQTDSYQNPDTRFSYNQNYVNSANGDSSNKNAFVDQSVDPSNQFQNFRDQQLASVTQLNDEYQNFLQSGDKSQPRASQVSMVSSILSRDSEDDAADEAMERQLHALKMGENNNGNSVNETGSTAHINGENLQDIDSNANIDNDSSSWGSSIPKSTPNVIPAPIPSIKIQNIDDDDSPISANHSFDNQDSQDRANATWESIKPLSVNNSERQPLSDTSNDRAIERQINVDESSEGIEVKPLSPKNHLVEEELRNMNFPVQQVQGSVAGNKEEISDDFFKYPSGKGPCRACKKEISPYSRGSERAVFSKTGELSGQWHRSCFTCAYSGCTVQFSKSIQCYVYDDNAFCHNHYHELNDTLCQRCLKGIEGECVENELHQKWHLHCLTCHQCKCQINKDYYLINGASYCEEDAVKIIKEGGSYEDMSGNVKTGGLTTSDKVEKRRTRIMYVE, from the coding sequence ATGGAACCCAAATTACAAACGTTACCGCAGTACTACAAGAGGGAAACCTCGCCAATGATTCAACATTCTGCATTTCCACCGTTTAAAATCGAGCACAGATACAGGGGAGTTTATGAGAGGGCAGGATTCGATGTTAATTTGAAGGGCGATTCTCCCACATCAGATGTGAGGTCCACCAGGTCTCCCACGATGCAGAGATTTCAACATTCTTCGAATGGGATGAATTCTCCTAATTCTAGTGCAAATTCTATTGGTGGTTCGATGAAAATCGACTCTGCGATGCCTAGCTCAGCGAAAACTTCCAAATCGTTTGGCGAGCTTCAAAAAAATACGCCATATCCTGTTTATGAGAATAGAGCCCATTCGGAATCCCAACCAAACACTAGCCAACTTCCAGCCATATCGTCTGCACCTTCTAATTTGTCTTACGATCAGTCACAATCTGCTAACTCAGTGAAACCTGAATTACCAGTGGTGCAGATTCAACAGTGTGGCACCCCAGACAATACCGAATTACCTCCGCCTAGTAATAGTGGATTTACGTTTATACCCTCGACAACGCAGAATaagaacttgaaaaatctaTCGcttaatttgaatgagCCTCAATCTAATGCTAGTGATAATTCTGAGATGAGTGAAAACGACGACGattcaattccaaatgaGTCGTATGACACTTCGAGTGAAACATCTGTTAATAATCCTTATATACAGAAAAATGATACCGGATCAAAACGCTCAAGCCAGTCAAGTATACGCACGGCtgaattatcttcttcgCAGATTCAACCCGTTCATGGATTACCGTCGCCACCTCCAACTTCGAGAAGTTGTGAATTACAACCTGATAACTCCTTGATTAAGAAGCAGCGATTGTCATCTGCCTTAAATGAATTCAGGAAAGACATTGAAGATCACAAAAATTATGTTCCTAAAACTCCATCAGTACCAAATACCCCAACATTTGATGAAGCGCCTCAATTGCCAACCTCATTTCCACCAAACGTGAGAGTAAACCAAACTGACTCTTACCAAAATCCAGATACCAGGTTTTCATATAATCAGAATTATGTGAATAGTGCTAATGGTGATTCATCGAACAAGAATGCATTTGTAGACCAAAGTGTTGACCCATctaatcaatttcaaaatttcagaGATCAACAGTTAGCTCTGGTTACTCAATTGAATGAcgaatatcaaaatttcttgCAGTCAGGCGACAAAAGTCAGCCTAGAGCTAGTCAAGTATCTATGGTTAGCTCAATTTTATCTAGGGACTCAGAAGATGATGCTGCAGACGAAGCAATGGAACGCCAGTTACATGCTTTGAAAATGggtgaaaataataatggcaATTCAGTAAATGAAACTGGTAGTACCGCTCATATTAATGGCGAAAACTTACAGGATATTGATTCAAATGCtaatatagataatgattcttcatcttggGGTAGTTCTATTCCAAAATCAACACCTAATGTGATTCCAGCACCTATTCCTTCAATTAAGATTCAAAacattgatgatgatgattccCCAATAAGTGCAAATCATTCTTTTGATAATCAAGATTCACAAGACCGTGCAAACGCAACATGGGAGTCAATAAAACCATTATCAGTCAATAACTCCGAAAGACAGCCATTGAGTGATACTTCTAATGATAGAGCGATCGAAAGACAAATTAATGTTGATGAATCTAGTGAGGGAATTGAAGTTAAGCCTTTATCGCCTAAAAATCACCTCGTGGAAGAAGAGTTgagaaatatgaattttCCAGTACAGCAAGTACAAGGCTCTGTGGCTGGtaacaaagaagaaatctCCGATGACTTCTTTAAATATCCATCTGGTAAAGGTCCATGCCGTGCTTGTAAGAAGGAAATATCTCCGTATAGTAGGGGATCAGAAAGGGCAGTTTTTTCTAAGACTGGAGAATTATCTGGTCAATGGCATAGATCGTGCTTCACATGCGCCTATTCTGGATGTACAGTCCAATTCAGTAAATCGATACAATGTTATGtttatgatgataatgcaTTTTGCcataatcattatcatgAATTGAACGACACTTTATGTCAACGTTGTTTGAAAGGTATTGAAGGAGAATGTGTCGAGAATGAATTACATCAAAAGTGGCATTTACATTGTTTAACTTGCCATCAATGCAAATGCCAAATAAACAAAGATTACTATTTAATTAATGGTGCAAGCTATTGTGAAGAAGATGCTgtgaaaattattaaggAAGGTGGCTCATACGAAGATATGAGCGGTAACGTGAAGACAGGTGGATTAACTACCTCGGATAAGGTAGAGAAAAGGAGAACACGGATTATGTATGTAGAATAA